A single region of the Triticum dicoccoides isolate Atlit2015 ecotype Zavitan chromosome 2B, WEW_v2.0, whole genome shotgun sequence genome encodes:
- the LOC119369011 gene encoding disease resistance protein RGA4-like, with translation MEAFAVALFGVVATGAVSKLVKVVEDLDTKGKASKAMKIDAFYIEGDLEFIRILMKESFDQSGGHVGRSHLVCIGLLRCLAYDIEDCMDSFNPEKKNLSDFATEIANLRARSIATKDQISSNMKLIALAFNGSAQGAVVGTAQGAPAVPRELQDLLSDKNHTEWLDLNLDCLLYFCLFPPIHDVSTKPLMRRWLAEGLVQGEDAAVQNLEILITASIISSTHTSNNGVTCRPTRDMHAGISQMSMSRNFVLLCDGTAQLPADRPRRLSVHPPANGQLNLPQDLSRLRTLAVFPAAGAANPADYEAVLDFTRYKVLRVLDLKECVDLSEQQLRDIWGQQVLMKYLSINLGSIDRIERAIGRLDQLETLDLSAAGGQICQTVTVYKEVLLLPKLKHLLGKFQLSATDTPSVPVLGWFESSLEKFLRDKSKLETLAGFVTGETLGFPQLMNLMIRLREVKIWCESNASKRNLKDLSKAITEFVRKTITEPQVHRSLSIHFEGSSEVFTNKIVSVDGKLDSLELHGKLDTLQQRGKSSPLPQFVAALSTIVELCLWSTGLSWTDIRDGLSTVKGLKYLKLIEDNLGHVIIEPADHLKSIQRICLVCVPALDITIQAAALPHLVSLHMLCQHLHVTPGTPGGIEIAHMKKLKEVTLHQQVAGGIRAEWQNAVDGHTNRPLPVLLPLQGP, from the coding sequence ATGGAGGCTTTTGCTGTTGCCTTATTTGGCGTGGTAGCCACCGGCGCAGTGTCGAAGCTCGTCAAGGTGGTAGAAGACTTAGATACAAAGGGAAAAGCTAGTAAGGCGATGAAAATTGATGCTTTTTATATCGAAGGTGATCTCGAGTTCATCCGTATTTTGATGAAAGAGAGTTTTGATCAAAGTGGCGGACATGTCGGTCGTTCGCACTTAGTATGCATTGGATTACTGAGATGCTTGGCATATGACATCGAAGACTGCATGGACAGCTTCAACCCGGAGAAGAAGAACCTCAGTGATTTCGCCACAGAGATTGCTAACCTCAGGGCCAGATCAATAGCGACCAAAGATCAGATATCGAGTAATATGAAGCTGATAGCACTGGCGTTTAACGGGTCAGCACAAGGGGCAGTCGTCGGGACTGCGCAAGGGGCTCCTGCTGTCCCCAGGGAGCTTCAGGATCTTCTAAGCGACAAGAATCACACGGAGTGGCTTGATCTCAACTTGGACTGCTTGCTATATTTCTGCTTGTTCCCTCCAATTCATGATGTCAGTACTAAGCCCCTAATGAGGAGATGGCTGGCTGAAGGACTAGTACAAGGAGAAGATGCCGCAGTCCAAAATTTGGAAATCCTAATCACAGCCAGTATCATCAGTTCCACCCATACAAGCAACAATGGAGTTACATGCCGACCTACCCGCGATATGCACGCCGGCATCTCCCAGATGTCCATGTCCAGGAATTTCGTGCTGTTGTGTGACGGCACGGCCCAATTGCCAGCGGACAGACCCCGCAGGCTATCTGTGCATCCTCCCGCAAATGGCCAACTGAATTTGCCTCAGGATTTATCTCGTCTCCGGACCCTGGCGGTATTCCCAGCTGCTGGCGCGGCGAATCCCGCAGACTATGAAGCTGTTCTTGATTTCACCAGGTATAAAGTGCTGCGGGTGTTGGATCTGAAAGAATGTGTTGACCTTAGCGAGCAACAACTCAGAGATATCTGGGGCCAGCAGGTGTTAATGAAATATCTGAGCATCAATTTGGGCAGCATCGATCGGATTGAAAGGGCAATCGGGCGCCTGGATCAGTTAGAGACACTCGACCTGAGTGCAGCTGGAGGACAAATATGCCAAACTGTAACGGTGTACAAAGAAGTCCTCCTGCTGCCCAAATTGAAGCACCTCCTTGGCAAGTTCCAGCTTTCTGCGACAGATACCCCCTCCGTTCCCGTATTGGGATGGTTTGAATCGAGTCTAGAGAAGTTCCTGAGGGATAAGAGTAAGCTGGAGACGCTGGCAGGCTTTGTCACCGGCGAGACACTAGGATTTCCACAACTGATGAATCTTATGATTCGGTTGCGGGAGGTGAAGATATGGTGCGAATCCAACGCAAGCAAAAGAAACCTGAAAGACCTTTCAAAAGCCATCACGGAATTCGTTCGTAAAACGATCACAGAGCCTCAAGTTCATCGGTCCCTGTCGATTCATTTCGAAGGATCATCGGAGGTATTCACCAACAAGATAGTCTCAGTCGACGGCAAACTCGACTCGCTCGAGCTGCACGGCAAACTCGACACGCTCCAGCAGCGCGGCAAATCGAGCCCACTCCCTCAGTTCGTCGCAGCGCTTAGTACTATAGTGGAACTGTGCCTTTGGTCCACTGGTCTGAGCTGGACGGATATCCGAGATGGGCTGAGCACGGTGAAGGGACTGAAATATCTCAAGCTTATTGAAGATAACCTTGGGCATGTCATCATAGAGCCTGCAGATCACCTCAAAAGCATCCAGCGTATATGCCTTGTGTGTGTGCCAGCGCTAGACATAACAATCCAAGCTGCCGCGCTGCCTCATCTTGTTTCACTTCATATGCTCTGTCAACATTTGCATGTTACTCCTGGAACCCCTGGCGGCATCGAAATCGCACACATGAAGAAGCTCAAGGAAGTCACGCTTCATCAGCAGGTCGCGGGCGGAATAAGAGCTGAATGGCAAAATGCTGTAGATGGCCATACCAATAGGCCCCTGCCCGTCCTTTTGCCCCTTCAAGGTCCCTGA